One genomic segment of Myxococcales bacterium includes these proteins:
- a CDS encoding Rieske 2Fe-2S domain-containing protein codes for MSELSESDDVVVLLVGADDEARLDQGLFVRLDLPRPLVSASGAPYQTVLVGKTRQGYRAYANQCRHQAIPLDARGGTSLGVMSEDKAHLLCDSHGALYELTDGRCVSGPCEGTTLESMPVARSGATVTLRIRRNRAARLT; via the coding sequence ATGAGCGAGCTCTCGGAGAGCGACGACGTCGTCGTCCTCCTCGTCGGCGCCGACGACGAAGCGCGACTCGACCAAGGGCTCTTTGTCAGGCTCGACCTGCCGCGGCCGCTCGTGTCCGCTTCCGGCGCGCCCTACCAGACGGTCCTCGTCGGCAAGACCCGCCAAGGCTACCGGGCCTACGCCAACCAGTGTCGGCACCAAGCGATCCCGTTGGACGCCCGCGGGGGCACTTCACTCGGCGTCATGAGCGAAGACAAGGCGCACCTCTTGTGCGACTCGCACGGAGCGCTCTACGAGCTGACCGATGGGCGTTGCGTGTCGGGGCCGTGCGAAGGAACGACGCTGGAGTCGATGCCGGTGGCCAGGAGCGGCGCCACCGTCACGCTGCGAATCCGGCGCAATCGCGCGGCACGCCTCACTTGA
- a CDS encoding IgGFc-binding protein has translation MKKHAPTLLRALATFAATGLFMAACGSEGRDPLAANGADGGANASICGSCTPAGYSVCDASGQPRTETCMEGTVCVPNKGCLACAPGGTVCVGNDIHACTNDGKPGDKTSSCDPSKGQVCQGGLCTDACTAAAQMQSNLGCEFWAVDLDITDITTAAMSPWGVVLSSASEIPAEVTIEQNDAPYGAPPNPRILLKTTLQPGQLITHKLPPRAVDCGKGEDDHNAPGTCLSSNAFRITASAPIVAYQFNNFVHHFATDASLLLPTSVLGTKYRNIGWGAGTPYANPIAWTTRSYVTVIGTKPGTTVTVNPSWRIKGNGPIKTTNKGEPIQVTLGPFDVLNLESDDAKPEECFNKKVGDRCTDLTSTVIQSSAPVAVFSGVESSGVGLPEGAPEPPSWKNLSEGQSKGCCKQHLEEQLPPLEAVGRKFVITRSPIRSDSDYTNWVEPDVLRFVGAAVPSNVRTNLPKPYDYFTILPGQIVETWTDKDVIVDATEPILVGQFLIAQDYVEPNPKGDPSFTIFPPVEQARNEYLFLSPGDWKENWIVVSTEAKTNITIDGQPLANCTVAPAGDLDGKTYEARRCKVAGGVHRMSGTGPFGIMAYGYDDADVYAFPGGAFVKKIYEPPPIK, from the coding sequence GCCGGCGGGCTACTCCGTTTGCGACGCGAGCGGCCAACCGCGAACGGAGACGTGCATGGAGGGGACGGTCTGCGTCCCCAACAAGGGCTGCCTCGCGTGCGCTCCCGGCGGCACGGTCTGCGTGGGCAACGACATTCACGCGTGCACCAACGACGGCAAGCCCGGCGACAAGACCTCGAGCTGCGATCCGTCAAAGGGCCAAGTCTGCCAGGGCGGCCTTTGCACCGACGCGTGCACCGCGGCCGCCCAGATGCAGTCCAACCTCGGGTGTGAGTTCTGGGCCGTCGACCTCGACATCACCGACATCACCACGGCGGCCATGTCGCCTTGGGGCGTGGTGCTCTCGAGCGCCAGCGAGATCCCCGCCGAGGTCACCATCGAACAGAACGACGCGCCCTACGGTGCGCCCCCGAACCCGCGCATCCTGCTCAAGACGACGCTTCAGCCGGGCCAGCTCATCACGCACAAGTTGCCGCCGCGCGCCGTCGACTGCGGCAAGGGCGAGGACGATCACAACGCGCCGGGCACGTGCCTGTCGTCGAACGCCTTCCGCATCACAGCGTCGGCGCCCATCGTCGCCTACCAATTCAACAACTTCGTGCACCACTTCGCCACCGACGCGTCGTTGCTCCTGCCGACGTCGGTGCTCGGGACGAAGTATCGCAACATCGGCTGGGGCGCCGGCACGCCCTACGCGAACCCCATCGCGTGGACGACGCGCTCCTATGTCACCGTCATCGGCACGAAGCCCGGCACGACGGTCACCGTGAACCCGTCGTGGCGCATCAAGGGCAACGGTCCCATCAAGACCACAAACAAGGGCGAGCCGATTCAGGTCACCCTTGGGCCCTTCGATGTCTTGAACCTCGAGAGCGACGACGCGAAGCCGGAGGAGTGCTTCAACAAGAAGGTCGGCGATCGCTGCACCGACCTCACGAGCACCGTCATTCAATCGAGCGCGCCGGTCGCTGTCTTCAGCGGCGTCGAGAGCTCTGGCGTCGGCCTGCCGGAAGGGGCGCCCGAGCCGCCGAGCTGGAAGAACCTGAGCGAAGGCCAGAGCAAGGGTTGCTGCAAGCAACACCTCGAAGAGCAACTCCCCCCGCTCGAGGCCGTCGGTCGCAAGTTCGTCATTACGCGGAGCCCCATCCGCTCCGACTCGGACTACACCAACTGGGTCGAGCCCGACGTGCTTCGCTTCGTCGGCGCCGCGGTGCCCTCCAACGTTCGCACCAACCTCCCCAAGCCCTACGACTACTTCACCATCTTGCCGGGACAGATCGTGGAGACCTGGACCGACAAGGACGTCATCGTCGACGCCACCGAGCCGATCTTGGTGGGGCAGTTCCTCATCGCGCAGGACTACGTGGAGCCAAACCCGAAGGGCGATCCGTCGTTCACGATCTTCCCGCCCGTCGAGCAGGCTCGGAACGAATACCTCTTCCTGTCGCCCGGCGACTGGAAGGAAAACTGGATCGTCGTCTCGACGGAGGCGAAGACCAACATCACCATCGACGGGCAGCCGCTAGCCAACTGCACCGTGGCCCCGGCCGGCGACCTCGACGGCAAGACCTACGAGGCGCGGCGCTGCAAGGTGGCCGGCGGCGTGCATCGCATGAGCGGCACCGGGCCCTTCGGCATCATGGCTTACGGCTACGACGACGCCGACGTCTACGCGTTCCCCGGCGGCGCCTTCGTGAAGAAGATCTACGAGCCCCCGCCGATCAAGTGA
- the glgC gene encoding glucose-1-phosphate adenylyltransferase has product MILAGGEGKRLHPLTAERAKPAVPFGGRYRIIDIVLSNFVNSGLFRIKVLTQYKSASMEEHIARVWHLSPILDHYIEAIPAQQRTGKTWYRGSADAVYQCEHVIHDAKPEHVCIFGGDHVYKMDVRQMLAYHAKKVAEATVAVIPIPKAQASSFGVVEVNAEGKILAFHEKVAAPPTMPGNAEMCLASMGNYIFRTEGLLREIEADAKKEDGKHDFGNDILPNMVASGRPVFAYDFATNRVPGEDAYNTGYWRDIGTIEAYWRAQMDLIEIHPQFNLYNQRWPIRTGVTNDPPAKFVFRDEAQARVGIATDSMVSHGSIISGGRIHKSVLSVGCRINSFSEVEESVLFENVVVGRRARIRRAIVDKDVVIPAGMEIGFNLEEDKKRFVVDGGIVVIPKRAKV; this is encoded by the coding sequence ATGATCCTCGCCGGTGGTGAAGGCAAGCGGCTTCACCCGCTCACGGCGGAGCGCGCCAAGCCCGCCGTGCCGTTCGGGGGCCGCTACCGCATCATCGACATCGTGCTGTCGAACTTCGTCAACTCGGGGCTCTTCCGCATCAAGGTACTCACGCAATACAAGAGCGCGTCGATGGAGGAGCACATCGCGCGCGTGTGGCACCTCTCGCCGATCCTCGATCACTACATCGAGGCGATCCCCGCGCAGCAGCGCACCGGCAAGACCTGGTACCGCGGCTCCGCCGACGCCGTGTACCAATGCGAGCACGTCATCCACGACGCCAAGCCGGAGCACGTGTGCATCTTCGGCGGCGACCACGTCTACAAGATGGATGTGCGCCAGATGCTCGCGTACCACGCGAAGAAGGTCGCCGAAGCCACCGTCGCTGTGATCCCGATCCCCAAGGCTCAGGCGTCGTCGTTCGGCGTCGTCGAGGTGAACGCGGAGGGGAAGATCCTCGCCTTTCACGAGAAGGTCGCGGCTCCGCCGACGATGCCGGGCAACGCGGAGATGTGCCTCGCCTCCATGGGCAACTACATCTTTCGCACCGAGGGCCTCCTCCGCGAGATCGAGGCCGACGCCAAGAAGGAGGACGGCAAACACGACTTCGGCAACGACATCTTGCCGAACATGGTCGCGTCGGGGAGGCCGGTCTTCGCCTACGACTTCGCCACCAACCGCGTTCCCGGCGAAGACGCCTACAACACTGGCTATTGGCGGGACATCGGGACCATCGAGGCCTACTGGCGTGCGCAGATGGACCTCATCGAGATCCATCCGCAGTTCAACCTGTACAACCAGCGGTGGCCCATTCGCACCGGTGTGACCAACGACCCGCCGGCGAAGTTCGTCTTCCGCGACGAAGCGCAGGCGCGCGTCGGCATCGCCACCGACAGCATGGTCTCGCACGGCTCGATCATCTCCGGCGGGCGCATCCACAAGAGCGTCTTGAGCGTCGGCTGCCGCATCAACTCCTTCAGCGAGGTTGAAGAGTCGGTGCTCTTCGAGAACGTCGTCGTGGGCCGGCGGGCGCGCATCCGGCGCGCCATCGTCGACAAGGACGTGGTGATCCCCGCGGGGATGGAGATCGGCTTCAACCTCGAAGAGGACAAGAAGCGCTTCGTCGTCGACGGCGGCATCGTGGTGATCCCCAAGCGCGCGAAGGTCTGA
- a CDS encoding metallophosphoesterase has product MSGRTIIVGDVHGCSAELEALLARVSFGTGDKLVFVGDLVARGPDSIGVLDVARRTGAIIVRGNHEQKLLDWHVGDGRSSLAETHLAVARDMRPIDWTLLETSPFFVDLPEHGARVVHAGVVPGTPIEKQKPDHLIHLRLVDTKADGRVLWGSVYEGPPHVVFGHNAVEGLQLHPNATGLDTGCVYGRALTALVLRDGEPIPVDVAERRKRLVSQPAARVYYDPAARRPIP; this is encoded by the coding sequence ATGAGCGGACGAACGATCATCGTGGGCGACGTCCACGGCTGCAGCGCGGAGCTTGAAGCACTCCTCGCTCGCGTCAGCTTCGGTACCGGCGACAAGCTGGTCTTCGTGGGCGATCTCGTGGCACGCGGCCCCGACTCCATCGGCGTGCTCGACGTAGCCCGACGCACCGGCGCCATCATCGTGCGCGGCAACCACGAACAAAAGCTCCTCGACTGGCACGTCGGCGACGGACGAAGCTCGCTGGCGGAGACGCACCTCGCCGTCGCCCGAGACATGCGCCCCATCGACTGGACGCTCCTCGAGACGTCGCCCTTCTTCGTCGATCTGCCGGAGCACGGTGCCCGCGTGGTGCACGCCGGCGTGGTGCCCGGCACGCCCATCGAAAAGCAGAAGCCCGACCACTTGATTCACCTGCGCCTCGTCGACACCAAGGCCGACGGTCGCGTCCTTTGGGGCAGCGTCTACGAAGGACCGCCGCACGTCGTCTTCGGTCACAACGCCGTGGAAGGGTTGCAGCTGCACCCGAACGCCACCGGTCTCGACACCGGGTGCGTCTACGGTCGCGCGCTGACGGCGCTCGTCCTCCGCGACGGCGAGCCGATCCCCGTGGACGTCGCGGAGCGCAGAAAGCGGCTCGTGTCCCAACCGGCGGCACGCGTCTACTACGATCCGGCGGCACGCCGTCCCATCCCATGA